In Sphingobium amiense, a genomic segment contains:
- a CDS encoding beta strand repeat-containing protein — translation METGMTIHSKLRLSAAVIALMVPGTAWANCDLTQPDVICDGATGANTTATITGKRSVRFQNSETQAATTGLTVNGDATNGANVTIDAGSSINASQAASLGPGQALIAYTALTLRGGGNGATARINGDLISASSYGLDASTTTSTGLIDVAQGATSTIRGASYSLGGLNYGFNAIRTQAIGGADTRITTNGTLVGGINASSGNPNTIDDTSAGASAFQITNNGSILDLSNGLGGIAITQRGTGDVSVVNNGSILTTSFGINANVYTPTGVTRNAATTITVNGNIGSAASRPRIAAIVQVSGGTNTGDIRIGLNSASIFGGLIATGDTRGNVSIIGTGTGLISDNSFGPNLTAATVIAANTLKKGPGNVTIDLTQTIGVDLRNYNTATLGTASIDAATSGSGAVSVNRTSGGGNITVANGNAIDLLINSGVGISTAVGSFVPLSAAEQATRLDNNTATLAVTVGAGKTVSAAQGTGIRLFSGYSTGAATADINGTISAGNAGVWGRGTRNDFTVTVATTGSIAGATGIDLTTAADYSDPNSDFSTGAIVQLNITPTVAGLQLAGVLTANNAGTVSGTTTGIRLIAGGTGTAVVTNTGTLTGGTNAVAGSTAGTAFRITNGATGTMTGGINVTGSSVSASLFTNSGRWNVGSGNSSFSGALANTGIINAADGVAGNNSITITGNYTGGGQIFLDASTATARADTLTITGTATGTTAVTVNRLAQGRIAGGFLPLITVTGGAAAGAFTSTSFADAGVFRESFGVSKTNANQFGILQAFNPLLTGLGGLHVTAATAAAALDDSVLPYVTGREGAASGKPHLGLWIRGTSGSLGQTLATVISDSTTQLASATNRLELDHRSIQGGADLGWSDLGGRGWSVHLGIMGGTYSADATQPATRIKVNVPFLGAYAALTGDRLTIEANVRREWRRFDVTNAVLFGTAAATRTKGRAWAGAVAASYRLPLGHGFALTPRAALSWSNSRIDTFAIDNFTRLAPGSDNNSVARLGARLSWAGKVGSGLFAEPYAGAYWVKNMSNSETATILSADAAGTVIGYNLNATGYRSTGQYVAGLSLRDERGHLSGFIEGRLDRGNSVRGHAISGGVRVQF, via the coding sequence ATGGAGACCGGCATGACAATTCATTCAAAGCTACGGCTGAGTGCGGCTGTGATAGCGTTGATGGTGCCGGGAACGGCATGGGCGAATTGCGATCTGACACAGCCCGACGTAATCTGCGACGGCGCGACAGGGGCGAATACGACCGCGACGATTACCGGCAAGCGCTCTGTGCGGTTCCAAAATAGCGAGACGCAGGCAGCCACTACCGGGCTGACTGTCAACGGTGATGCCACCAACGGCGCGAACGTGACGATTGATGCGGGATCGTCGATCAACGCCAGCCAAGCGGCGTCGCTGGGGCCGGGCCAGGCGCTGATTGCCTATACCGCGCTGACCTTGCGTGGCGGCGGTAACGGAGCCACTGCGCGGATCAACGGCGACCTGATCTCGGCCAGTTCTTACGGACTCGACGCATCCACTACGACATCGACCGGGCTGATTGATGTCGCACAAGGCGCGACCTCGACGATCCGGGGTGCTTCCTACTCACTGGGCGGATTGAATTACGGCTTTAACGCAATCCGCACCCAAGCCATCGGTGGTGCAGACACGCGGATAACAACCAACGGGACATTGGTTGGCGGTATCAACGCATCCAGCGGCAATCCTAATACCATCGACGATACCAGTGCGGGAGCTTCCGCGTTTCAGATCACCAACAACGGATCGATCCTCGACCTTTCCAACGGACTGGGCGGCATCGCCATCACGCAGCGCGGCACCGGCGATGTCAGCGTGGTCAACAACGGCAGCATCCTGACGACCAGCTTCGGTATCAACGCGAATGTCTACACCCCGACAGGCGTCACTCGTAACGCGGCGACCACGATAACGGTCAATGGCAATATTGGGAGTGCCGCAAGTCGGCCACGCATCGCCGCGATAGTTCAGGTTTCGGGAGGAACCAACACCGGCGATATCCGGATCGGCCTGAACAGCGCCAGCATCTTCGGTGGACTGATTGCTACAGGAGACACGCGCGGGAACGTATCGATCATCGGCACCGGGACCGGCTTGATCTCCGACAATTCGTTCGGTCCGAACCTTACTGCGGCAACCGTCATTGCTGCGAACACGCTCAAGAAAGGACCAGGCAACGTCACGATCGATCTCACCCAGACCATCGGAGTTGATCTGAGGAACTATAATACTGCAACATTGGGGACAGCATCGATTGACGCTGCTACCAGCGGAAGCGGCGCGGTCTCGGTCAACCGGACATCGGGCGGCGGCAACATCACCGTCGCCAATGGCAACGCCATCGATCTGCTCATCAACAGTGGCGTGGGCATTTCCACCGCAGTAGGGTCGTTTGTCCCCCTGTCTGCTGCGGAGCAGGCAACCCGGCTTGACAACAACACCGCCACCCTTGCGGTAACAGTCGGGGCAGGCAAAACAGTCAGTGCGGCTCAGGGCACCGGTATCCGGCTGTTCAGCGGCTATTCGACCGGCGCGGCGACCGCAGACATTAATGGCACGATCAGCGCGGGTAACGCCGGAGTGTGGGGACGCGGCACGCGCAACGATTTCACGGTCACCGTTGCGACCACCGGCAGCATTGCTGGTGCCACCGGAATCGATCTCACCACCGCCGCAGACTATTCCGATCCCAATTCCGACTTCAGCACCGGCGCGATTGTCCAGCTCAATATCACCCCAACTGTGGCGGGCCTGCAACTGGCCGGTGTATTGACGGCGAACAATGCGGGCACGGTTTCGGGCACCACGACCGGAATAAGGCTGATCGCGGGTGGAACGGGAACTGCCGTCGTCACCAACACCGGCACCCTCACTGGCGGCACCAACGCCGTCGCCGGATCGACCGCAGGCACTGCATTCCGCATCACCAATGGCGCAACCGGCACGATGACCGGCGGGATCAACGTCACCGGATCGTCGGTCAGCGCCTCGCTGTTCACCAACTCAGGCCGTTGGAATGTAGGCAGTGGAAACTCGTCGTTTTCGGGCGCATTGGCCAACACCGGCATCATCAACGCGGCGGACGGGGTCGCCGGGAACAATTCCATCACAATCACCGGAAACTACACCGGCGGCGGGCAGATATTCCTTGATGCCAGCACAGCAACCGCCCGTGCCGATACGCTGACCATCACGGGCACGGCGACCGGCACCACCGCCGTCACCGTCAACCGGCTGGCGCAGGGGCGGATCGCGGGCGGATTCCTGCCGCTGATTACTGTCACCGGCGGTGCGGCGGCGGGGGCGTTCACCTCCACTTCCTTTGCCGACGCGGGCGTGTTCCGTGAGAGCTTCGGGGTGAGCAAGACCAACGCTAACCAGTTCGGTATTTTGCAGGCGTTCAATCCGCTGCTCACCGGGCTGGGCGGACTACATGTAACGGCGGCAACAGCGGCGGCGGCACTTGATGACTCCGTGCTACCCTATGTCACTGGCCGCGAGGGTGCTGCTTCAGGCAAGCCGCACCTCGGTCTATGGATACGCGGCACCTCGGGTAGTCTCGGCCAGACGCTGGCGACCGTCATCTCCGACAGCACGACGCAGCTTGCCAGCGCGACCAACCGGCTCGAACTCGATCATCGTTCGATCCAGGGTGGAGCCGATCTCGGTTGGAGCGATCTTGGCGGTAGGGGCTGGTCCGTGCATCTGGGCATCATGGGTGGCACCTATAGTGCCGACGCCACCCAGCCCGCGACACGGATCAAGGTGAATGTGCCGTTTCTGGGAGCCTATGCTGCGTTGACAGGCGACAGGCTGACCATCGAAGCCAATGTGCGGCGCGAATGGCGGCGGTTCGATGTGACCAATGCTGTGCTGTTTGGCACTGCCGCAGCGACCAGAACCAAAGGTCGTGCATGGGCGGGCGCGGTAGCGGCGTCATACCGCCTGCCGCTTGGACACGGCTTTGCACTTACCCCGCGTGCGGCGTTGAGCTGGAGCAACAGCCGCATCGATACCTTTGCCATCGATAATTTCACACGGCTGGCTCCCGGTAGCGACAATAATAGCGTCGCCCGGCTCGGCGCGCGATTGTCATGGGCGGGCAAGGTCGGCTCAGGACTGTTCGCCGAACCCTATGCCGGGGCATATTGGGTAAAGAATATGTCGAACAGCGAGACTGCTACGATCCTCTCAGCGGACGCGGCGGGCACCGTCATCGGCTACAACCTCAATGCCACCGGCTACCGTTCAACTGGCCAATATGTCGCGGGGCTGAGCTTGCGCGATGAGCGTGGCCATCTTTCGGGCTTTATTGAAGGGCGGCTTGACCGGGGGAATAGCGTGCGCGGGCACGCCATTTCGGGCGGTGTGCGGGTCCAATTCTAG
- a CDS encoding conjugal transfer protein TraD, producing MREWAVQRRERTRQLIELGGLVVKAGLVDLTDDDRAALYGAFLTVAAKLRSEDREQALVLWKRKGKRAFESER from the coding sequence ATGCGCGAATGGGCCGTGCAACGCCGCGAACGCACGCGTCAACTGATCGAACTGGGCGGCCTCGTCGTGAAAGCCGGACTGGTCGATCTCACCGATGACGATCGCGCCGCGCTCTACGGCGCGTTCCTCACCGTTGCGGCCAAGCTGCGCAGTGAGGACCGTGAACAGGCGCTCGTGTTGTGGAAACGGAAAGGGAAACGGGCATTCGAGAGCGAGAGATAA
- a CDS encoding conjugal transfer protein TraD, with protein sequence MRKPRDFDSELKALADKARQLKERRVQQLGELVIACRADATDAETLAGALLVIAETDDAARKESWRKRGATFFQGNARGRTAGTDRDKGSTTPNDSGAVSA encoded by the coding sequence ATGCGTAAACCCAGGGACTTCGATTCGGAACTGAAGGCGCTGGCCGACAAGGCACGTCAACTCAAAGAACGCCGCGTCCAGCAACTCGGCGAACTGGTGATTGCTTGCCGAGCCGATGCCACTGACGCGGAAACACTGGCGGGTGCGTTGCTGGTCATTGCCGAAACCGACGATGCCGCACGAAAGGAGAGCTGGCGCAAGCGCGGGGCTACCTTCTTTCAAGGCAACGCGCGTGGTCGAACTGCGGGAACTGATCGCGACAAAGGCAGCACTACGCCGAATGACAGCGGCGCGGTATCGGCTTGA
- the traA gene encoding Ti-type conjugative transfer relaxase TraA: MAIFHFSAKVIGRASGRSAVAAAAYRAGERLHDDRLDRDHDFTNKSGVVHSEILLPDNAPEEFADREKLWNAVEAAEVRKDAQLAREVEFAIPREMTQAQGIELARDFAGQEFVNRGMIADLNVHWDIGADGMAKPHAHVMLTMREVDEEGFGAKVRDWNRTELVEQWRERWADHVNGRLAELDIDARVDHRSLQAQGIGLEPQDKIGPAASRMGERGLESERIEDHRAIAQRNGERIIAEPCVALDAITHQQATFTHRDMAMFVHSHTDGKEQFDRALSAVRASPDLVELGKDGRGEDRFTSREMIETEQRLQRASELMAERERHHVDGKDRAAALAQVKGCGLALTGEQRAAFEHVADGRGLSVVVGYAGTGKSAMLGVAREAWERAGFEVRGAALSGIAAEGLENGSRIASRTIASMEHGWAQGRDLLTSRDVLVIDEAGMVGTRQMERVLSHAVDAGAKVVLVGDPQQLQAIEAGAAFRAIHERHGGVEITQVRRQHEGWQQDATRQLATGRTGEAIRAYADHGMVHAADTREAARSELVERWDRERIAAPDQTRIILTHTNDEVRELNEAARDRMHTSNALGDDVLVKAEPGNRMFASGDRIMFLRNERSLEVKNGTLGTVEKVSPEHIAVRTDDGRSVAFDTKHYAHVDHGYAATIHKAQGMTVDRAHVLATPGMDRHGAYVGMSRHREGMALHYGRDDFKDESRLVRTLSRERAKDMASDYERRDPAQQFAERRGITFRERIAEIIQKIPERARGMFDGFRPKAQAPEREPGMFANFRPQPHGPEGEKEQALVRQARAPDPRRAVERYARAAADITRMQGQGLPVLPHQREALDKARAGVEAIRPHAAADLGAAFQRQPELVHEAAEGRGQAAMRAMQLEAEIRADPFQRADRFVEGWQQLQRHREDLQRDGDFRGAKRVAQEMHGMAKGLERDAQMESVLRGRTRELGIDMEMGRSLVRDLADSVPFDHGRNLGMSR, encoded by the coding sequence ATGGCAATCTTCCATTTCAGCGCAAAGGTCATCGGGCGGGCGAGCGGACGCAGCGCCGTTGCCGCCGCTGCCTATCGCGCAGGCGAACGGCTGCACGATGACCGGCTCGACCGCGATCACGACTTCACCAACAAGTCGGGCGTCGTTCATTCCGAAATTCTCCTGCCGGACAATGCGCCCGAGGAATTCGCCGACCGCGAGAAGCTGTGGAACGCGGTCGAGGCGGCGGAGGTTCGCAAGGACGCCCAGCTTGCCCGCGAAGTCGAGTTCGCCATTCCGCGCGAGATGACACAGGCACAGGGCATCGAACTGGCGCGCGATTTTGCAGGTCAGGAGTTCGTCAATCGCGGCATGATCGCCGACCTCAATGTTCACTGGGATATTGGCGCGGACGGCATGGCGAAGCCGCACGCCCATGTCATGTTGACGATGCGCGAAGTGGACGAGGAGGGTTTCGGCGCGAAGGTCCGCGACTGGAACAGGACCGAGCTTGTCGAGCAATGGCGCGAACGCTGGGCCGATCATGTCAATGGACGGCTTGCCGAACTCGACATTGACGCGCGCGTCGATCACCGCAGTTTGCAAGCACAGGGCATCGGGCTTGAACCGCAGGACAAGATTGGTCCCGCTGCATCACGCATGGGCGAGCGTGGACTTGAGTCCGAGCGCATCGAGGATCACCGCGCCATCGCGCAGCGGAACGGCGAACGGATCATCGCGGAACCGTGTGTCGCCCTGGACGCAATCACCCACCAGCAGGCGACATTCACGCACCGTGACATGGCAATGTTCGTGCATAGCCACACGGACGGGAAAGAGCAGTTCGACCGGGCATTGAGCGCCGTCCGTGCGTCCCCCGATCTTGTCGAGCTTGGCAAGGACGGACGCGGCGAAGATCGGTTCACCAGCCGCGAGATGATCGAGACCGAGCAGCGGTTACAGCGCGCCAGCGAGTTGATGGCCGAGCGGGAACGGCATCACGTGGACGGGAAGGACCGAGCCGCCGCATTGGCGCAGGTGAAAGGGTGCGGGCTGGCGCTGACCGGCGAGCAACGCGCGGCGTTCGAGCATGTAGCGGACGGGCGCGGCCTCAGCGTGGTTGTGGGATACGCCGGAACGGGCAAGAGCGCGATGCTGGGCGTTGCGCGCGAGGCATGGGAGCGCGCCGGATTCGAAGTGCGCGGCGCGGCGCTGTCCGGCATCGCGGCGGAGGGGTTGGAGAATGGTTCCCGCATCGCCTCGCGCACTATCGCCAGCATGGAACATGGCTGGGCGCAGGGGCGCGACCTTTTGACTTCGCGTGACGTGCTGGTGATCGACGAGGCGGGCATGGTCGGCACGCGCCAGATGGAGCGCGTTCTCTCCCATGCCGTCGACGCGGGCGCAAAGGTCGTGCTGGTCGGCGACCCGCAGCAGTTGCAGGCCATCGAGGCGGGCGCGGCGTTCCGCGCGATCCATGAGCGGCATGGCGGCGTCGAGATCACCCAGGTTCGCCGCCAGCATGAGGGCTGGCAGCAGGATGCCACCCGGCAACTTGCTACAGGGCGCACGGGAGAAGCGATCCGGGCCTATGCCGATCATGGCATGGTCCATGCCGCCGACACGCGCGAGGCAGCGCGCAGCGAGCTTGTCGAGCGGTGGGATCGCGAACGCATCGCCGCGCCGGATCAGACCCGCATCATCCTTACCCACACCAATGACGAAGTGCGCGAACTCAATGAAGCGGCGCGCGACCGGATGCACACGAGCAATGCGCTGGGCGATGACGTGCTGGTGAAGGCAGAGCCCGGCAACCGCATGTTCGCCAGTGGCGACCGCATCATGTTCCTGCGCAACGAGCGCAGCCTTGAGGTCAAGAACGGCACGCTGGGCACGGTCGAAAAGGTCAGCCCAGAGCATATCGCCGTCCGCACCGATGACGGGCGCAGCGTCGCGTTCGACACCAAGCACTATGCCCATGTCGATCACGGCTATGCCGCCACGATCCACAAGGCGCAGGGTATGACCGTTGACCGCGCCCATGTGCTGGCAACGCCGGGCATGGACCGCCACGGCGCATATGTCGGCATGTCGCGTCACCGTGAAGGTATGGCGCTCCACTATGGCCGCGACGACTTCAAGGACGAATCCCGCCTTGTCCGCACCCTGTCCCGCGAGCGGGCCAAGGACATGGCGAGCGATTACGAGCGCCGCGACCCAGCGCAGCAGTTCGCCGAACGGCGCGGCATCACCTTCCGCGAGCGTATAGCGGAAATCATCCAGAAGATTCCCGAACGCGCGCGCGGAATGTTCGATGGGTTCCGGCCCAAAGCGCAAGCCCCCGAGCGCGAACCGGGCATGTTCGCCAACTTCCGTCCGCAACCCCACGGGCCAGAAGGAGAGAAGGAACAGGCGCTTGTCCGCCAAGCCCGCGCGCCCGATCCGCGCCGCGCGGTGGAGCGCTACGCCCGCGCTGCCGCCGACATAACGCGGATGCAGGGCCAGGGTCTCCCGGTGCTTCCGCACCAGCGCGAAGCGCTGGACAAGGCGCGCGCGGGAGTGGAGGCGATCCGGCCCCATGCCGCCGCCGATCTCGGCGCGGCGTTCCAGCGCCAGCCCGAGCTTGTCCACGAAGCCGCCGAAGGGCGCGGCCAGGCCGCCATGCGCGCGATGCAGCTTGAAGCTGAAATCCGTGCCGATCCCTTCCAGCGCGCCGACAGGTTCGTCGAAGGCTGGCAGCAGCTCCAGCGTCACCGCGAGGACTTGCAGCGCGACGGCGACTTCCGAGGTGCGAAGCGTGTCGCGCAGGAAATGCACGGCATGGCGAAAGGCCTCGAACGCGATGCGCAGATGGAATCGGTCCTGCGCGGGCGCACCCGTGAACTCGGCATCGACATGGAAATGGGCCGCAGCCTTGTCCGCGATCTCGCGGATTCCGTGCCGTTCGATCACGGGCGCAACCTTGGCATGAGCAGATAG
- a CDS encoding DUF6118 family protein has translation MEDRSLPLDSEQEPDPATQAFARLEGEMALVRRAVQNLATEKAEIDIPDYSNTLGEMAKRLVAIDEHPAMQMTPEDMAARIQAAAAKARRDDHVALSDAKQQHIESSRALRALAGDVASFNEQRRRLKWAAGGGLLAGCLLWAVLPGFIARILPASWHLPERIAARTVREPTLWEAGTRMMRADSPEAWQAISDAADIRRDNREAIDACEQQATVAKQPVRCTIRVQNRQP, from the coding sequence ATGGAAGACAGATCACTGCCCTTGGATTCCGAACAGGAACCCGATCCGGCGACACAGGCGTTCGCACGGCTTGAAGGCGAAATGGCGCTGGTCCGCCGCGCGGTCCAGAATCTGGCGACCGAGAAGGCGGAAATCGACATTCCCGATTACAGCAACACCCTTGGCGAGATGGCGAAGCGGCTGGTCGCCATCGATGAGCATCCCGCCATGCAGATGACCCCAGAGGATATGGCGGCACGGATACAGGCCGCCGCCGCAAAAGCGCGGCGCGATGACCACGTCGCCCTTTCCGATGCAAAGCAGCAACATATCGAGTCATCCCGCGCCTTGCGGGCGTTGGCCGGAGACGTTGCCAGCTTCAACGAGCAACGCCGCCGCCTCAAATGGGCGGCAGGCGGCGGCTTGCTCGCCGGATGCCTGCTATGGGCTGTCCTTCCCGGCTTCATCGCGCGCATCCTCCCGGCAAGCTGGCATCTGCCCGAACGCATCGCCGCGCGCACCGTGCGCGAGCCTACGCTATGGGAAGCTGGAACCCGGATGATGCGGGCCGATAGCCCGGAGGCATGGCAAGCCATATCCGATGCCGCCGATATACGCCGGGACAACCGTGAGGCCATCGATGCTTGCGAGCAGCAGGCCACAGTGGCCAAACAGCCAGTGCGATGCACGATCAGGGTGCAGAACCGACAGCCGTGA
- the glgX gene encoding glycogen debranching protein GlgX, protein MPARRDTRFSVWSPEAEQLWLCLFDVEDRETRLPMLRDADGWWHIGAAGVGVGQLYGVRADGPYDPDRGLWFDPDKLLLDPYATAIDRPFRYDPALAAPRGEGGDTAPLMPKGVVTAALPDLPHQPPRFAAGGLIYELSVRAFTMLHPDVPEALRGTVAALGHPAIVAHLKALHVSAVELMPVNAWIDERHLPLLGLSNAWGYNPVSYFALDPRIAPGGIGELREAVAALHAAGIGVILDMVYNHDGESDRQGPTLSLRGLDARGYFRYAPDGSLINDTGTGNSIACNAPPARGLILDSLRWFVRNAGVDGFRFDLAPALGRMEQGFDPAAPLLQEMRADPLLADRILIAEPWDVGPGGYQLGNFGEGWLEWNDRYRDDVRRFWRGDSGMLGHLATRLGGSSDLFGHVATRSVNFIAAHDGFPLADLAAFEHRHNEANGEDNRDGHGDNLSWNNGVEGPSDDPEVVAARRSDAKALLSTLFVSRGAIMLTAGDEFGRTQQGNNNAYAQDNEIGWLDWEGRDRELEQHARDLAALRAACPELRDVAMLTDADVEWLDEEGRPLTVEQWEDPERRTLALRYRASGLVIGINGASGPCRFRLAQGNFVVPPRSVHVLTD, encoded by the coding sequence ATGCCCGCGAGGCGGGACACGCGCTTTTCCGTCTGGTCGCCCGAGGCGGAGCAGCTCTGGCTCTGCCTGTTCGATGTGGAGGACCGCGAGACCCGCCTGCCGATGCTGAGAGACGCGGACGGATGGTGGCATATCGGCGCCGCGGGGGTGGGTGTCGGGCAGCTTTACGGCGTGAGGGCGGACGGACCCTATGATCCGGATCGCGGCCTGTGGTTCGATCCCGACAAGCTGCTGCTCGATCCCTATGCCACGGCCATCGACCGACCGTTCCGCTATGACCCGGCGCTGGCGGCCCCGCGCGGGGAGGGTGGCGACACGGCGCCCCTGATGCCCAAGGGGGTTGTCACCGCGGCGCTGCCGGACCTGCCCCACCAGCCGCCGCGATTTGCGGCGGGCGGCCTGATCTACGAACTGTCCGTCCGGGCCTTCACCATGCTGCATCCCGATGTGCCGGAGGCGCTGCGCGGGACCGTCGCCGCGCTCGGCCACCCCGCAATCGTCGCGCATCTGAAGGCGCTGCATGTCTCCGCCGTCGAACTGATGCCGGTCAACGCATGGATCGACGAGCGGCACCTGCCGCTGCTCGGCCTTTCTAACGCATGGGGCTATAACCCCGTCAGCTATTTCGCGCTTGATCCCCGGATCGCGCCGGGCGGTATCGGCGAATTGCGCGAAGCCGTGGCGGCGCTGCACGCGGCGGGGATCGGCGTCATTCTCGACATGGTATATAATCATGACGGGGAGAGCGACCGGCAGGGGCCAACCCTTTCGTTGCGCGGTCTCGATGCGCGGGGCTATTTCCGCTACGCGCCGGACGGCAGCCTCATCAACGACACCGGCACCGGCAACAGCATCGCCTGCAACGCGCCGCCCGCGCGCGGCCTGATCCTCGATTCCCTGCGCTGGTTCGTCCGGAACGCCGGTGTCGACGGCTTCCGCTTCGATCTCGCCCCGGCGCTGGGGCGCATGGAGCAGGGGTTCGATCCGGCCGCGCCGCTGTTGCAGGAAATGCGCGCGGACCCGCTGCTGGCCGATCGCATCCTGATCGCGGAGCCATGGGACGTGGGACCGGGCGGATACCAGCTCGGCAATTTCGGCGAAGGCTGGCTGGAGTGGAACGACCGCTATCGCGACGATGTGCGCCGTTTCTGGCGCGGCGACAGCGGGATGCTGGGGCACCTTGCGACGCGGCTTGGCGGATCGTCGGACCTGTTCGGGCATGTCGCGACGCGATCCGTCAACTTCATCGCCGCGCATGACGGCTTCCCCCTCGCCGACCTGGCTGCGTTCGAGCATCGGCACAACGAAGCCAATGGCGAGGATAATCGCGATGGCCATGGCGACAATCTGAGCTGGAATAACGGTGTCGAGGGGCCGAGCGACGATCCCGAGGTCGTCGCCGCGCGCCGCAGCGACGCCAAGGCGCTGCTCTCGACGCTGTTCGTCTCGCGCGGAGCGATCATGCTGACGGCGGGGGATGAATTCGGCCGCACCCAGCAGGGCAACAACAATGCCTATGCGCAGGATAACGAGATTGGCTGGCTGGACTGGGAAGGGCGCGACCGGGAGCTTGAGCAGCATGCGCGCGATCTGGCGGCCCTGCGCGCTGCCTGCCCGGAGCTTCGGGACGTGGCGATGCTGACCGACGCAGATGTAGAGTGGCTCGATGAGGAGGGCCGCCCGCTGACGGTGGAGCAATGGGAAGACCCCGAACGCCGCACTCTGGCGCTGCGCTATCGCGCGAGCGGACTTGTGATTGGCATCAATGGAGCGAGCGGCCCATGCCGCTTTCGCTTAGCGCAAGGTAATTTTGTCGTGCCGCCAAGGAGCGTTCATGTCCTGACGGACTGA
- the glgA gene encoding glycogen synthase GlgA has protein sequence MSIKLLSVASEIYPLVKTGGLADVVGALPAALAPHGVEARSLVPGYPAVMARIGKGRRVHRYPDLFGTPAAILSAQADGLDLLVLDAPGIFARDGGLYGDAAGQDWSDNALRFAALSRAGADIAEGALKGWQPDIVHAHDWQAAMTAAYMRFGPAARVPRVVTIHNLAFQGRFPASLFPRLGLPPEAWGMDGVEYYGGIGFLKAGLVSADAITTVSPTYAREIRSPAEGMGLEGLLNGRADRLHGILNGIDGDIWNPATDDLLARRYSARALGGRAANRRALETRFGLDHDDAPIFIIVSRLTWQKGMDLMAGAVDRLVAGGGKLALLGSGDHALESAFLAARGRHPGRVGVEIGYDEPLSHLLQAGGDAILIPSRFEPCGLTQLYALRYGCVPVVARVGGLADTVIDANEAAVGAGVATGLLFAAGDAGALDAAIARTVQLHADRSLWQAMQRAGMRCDFSWSNSAARYAALYRALIAEPA, from the coding sequence GTGTCCATCAAGCTGCTGTCCGTCGCGTCGGAAATCTACCCGCTGGTGAAGACTGGCGGGCTGGCGGACGTGGTGGGTGCGTTGCCCGCCGCGCTGGCGCCGCACGGAGTGGAGGCGCGCTCGCTGGTGCCCGGCTATCCCGCCGTCATGGCGCGGATCGGCAAGGGCAGGCGGGTGCATCGCTACCCCGACCTGTTCGGCACACCTGCCGCGATCCTGTCGGCGCAGGCCGATGGGCTGGACCTGCTGGTGCTGGACGCCCCCGGCATCTTCGCGCGGGACGGTGGCCTCTATGGCGATGCGGCGGGACAGGACTGGAGCGACAATGCGCTGCGCTTTGCAGCCCTGTCGCGGGCGGGAGCGGACATCGCCGAAGGGGCGCTGAAGGGCTGGCAGCCGGACATCGTCCATGCGCATGACTGGCAGGCGGCGATGACCGCCGCCTATATGCGCTTCGGCCCGGCGGCCCGCGTGCCGAGGGTCGTGACGATCCACAATCTCGCCTTTCAGGGGCGGTTTCCCGCCAGCCTCTTTCCGCGCCTCGGTCTGCCGCCCGAAGCGTGGGGCATGGACGGGGTCGAATATTATGGCGGCATCGGTTTCCTGAAAGCGGGACTCGTGTCCGCCGACGCGATCACGACGGTCAGCCCGACCTACGCGCGGGAGATACGCTCGCCTGCCGAGGGCATGGGGCTGGAAGGGCTGCTCAACGGTCGGGCGGACCGGCTGCATGGCATATTGAACGGCATCGACGGCGACATCTGGAACCCGGCGACCGACGATCTCCTCGCCCGTCGCTACAGCGCCCGCGCGCTCGGCGGCCGGGCGGCGAACCGGCGCGCGCTCGAAACGCGGTTCGGGTTGGACCATGACGATGCGCCGATCTTCATCATCGTCAGCCGCCTCACCTGGCAGAAGGGCATGGACCTGATGGCGGGCGCGGTCGACCGGCTGGTGGCGGGCGGCGGCAAGCTCGCGCTGCTGGGGTCGGGCGATCATGCGCTGGAAAGCGCGTTCCTCGCCGCGCGGGGCAGGCATCCGGGCCGGGTCGGCGTGGAGATAGGCTATGACGAGCCGCTGTCCCACCTGCTTCAGGCGGGGGGCGATGCCATATTGATCCCCTCCCGGTTCGAGCCGTGCGGCCTGACGCAACTTTATGCATTGCGCTATGGCTGCGTGCCGGTGGTGGCGCGCGTCGGCGGTCTGGCCGACACGGTGATCGACGCGAACGAAGCGGCGGTCGGCGCGGGCGTGGCGACGGGCCTGCTGTTCGCAGCCGGAGATGCGGGCGCTCTGGACGCCGCCATCGCGCGGACGGTGCAGCTTCATGCCGACAGGTCGCTGTGGCAGGCGATGCAGCGCGCGGGCATGCGTTGCGACTTTTCATGGAGCAACAGCGCGGCCCGCTATGCGGCGCTCTACCGCGCGCTGATCGCGGAACCGGCCTGA